The following proteins are encoded in a genomic region of Ornithodoros turicata isolate Travis chromosome 6, ASM3712646v1, whole genome shotgun sequence:
- the LOC135398767 gene encoding transcription factor SOX-11-like, producing the protein MVPHSSSSHEMTHGGRRQQFGSLKVDVNSPTPYTDATQCKKVTNHIKRPMNAFMVWSQIERRKICEQEPETHNAEISKRLGMRWKHLSDVERRPYIEEAERLRLLHMQEYPDYKYRPRKKAKIACKPQEKSHCSKLSKKSSHQRAARRSSAMPTVTTHHPLKLKLTIDDKLKKSIRQSKHVPLYVGQLTPPAKVPSSPTADEPASPESTNVSLYEDMVVDVKPCIVGLVSSPSPSSSSSSSSSSSSSVSSVHSRPYADSSTQLSDLDALTEVFDLASSCQQEMSHFNLTSLGDMDAMDSASSSSGTHFEFPDYTAPEVTSILGVDWLSNGVDC; encoded by the coding sequence ATGGTGCCTCACAGTAGCAGTAGCCACGAGATGACGCACGGAGGCCGAAGACAGCAGTTCGGATCGCTCAAAGTGGATGTCAACTCGCCGACGCCGTACACGGACGCTACACAGTGCAAGAAAGTGACCAATCACATCAAGCGTCCCATGAATGCCTTCATGGTATGGAGCCAGATAGAACGGCGCAAGATATGCGAACAAGAGCCCGAGACGCACAACGCAGAAATCAGTAAACGTCTTGGCATGCGCTGGAAGCACCTGTCAGACGTCGAACGTAGGCCCTACATAGAGGAAGCCGAGCGACTGCGTCTTCTCCACATGCAGGAATATCCCGACTACAAGTACAGGCCACGCAAGAAGGCAAAGATCGCATGTAAGCCTCAAGAAAAATCCCACTGTTCTAAATTGAGTAAGAAATCGAGCCATCAAAGAGCAGCGCGACGATCGTCTGCTATGCCAACTGTCACAACACACCATCCGCTCAAACTGAAGCTCACAATCGACGACAAACTCAAGAAGAGCATACGACAGAGCAAACACGTACCGCTTTACGTGGGTCAGCTGACGCCACCGGCGAAGGTGCCGTCATCGCCGACTGCAGACGAACCGGCGTCCCCGGAAAGCacaaacgtcagtctctacgaAGACATGGTGGTTGATGTGAAGCCCTGCATCGTTGGACTGGTTTCATCTCCTTCAccttcgtcgtcgtcctcgtcatcgtcgtcgtcctcatCTTCAGTGTCTTCCGTCCACTCACGTCCTTATGCTGATAGCTCGACGCAACTGTCCGACCTGGACGCCCTGACGGAGGTGTTTGACCTCGCTTCCAGCTGTCAACAGGAGATGTCGCACTTCAATCTGACGTCGTTGGGTGATATGGACGCTATGGACTCTGCCAGTTCCAGCTCAGGGACGCATTTCGAGTTTCCGGACTATACAGCGCCCGAAGTCACTTCCATATTGGGCGTCGACTGGCTTTCCAATGGTGTAGACTGTTGA